The Candidatus Binatia bacterium genome segment CTCGGTGGCGCGGGCCAGAGTTTCGGGTTGGAGAATGCGGTGGTCGGCACGTTCGTCGATCGTGCCGGCATAGAGACGAGCCAGTCCGCGTGCGGTGCCAATCCCGTTGGACGAAGGCATCTCGGCTGCGTGCAGGGCTCGGGTATTCCACATCTCGTCGTAGTGAAAGAGCTGCGAGGGCCCATGCAGGGCACGTCCCAGCGGCGTGTCGGGGCCGACGAATTTCTCCATCGCCTCGCGCAGCGCCGGGTCTTCAGGCTCCGGCGGCCCGATCATCCGGCACACGCGTGCTTCCTGATCTTCCGGCAGGCCGAGATGGAAATCGGCATCCAGAGGCCCGGCCACTTCGGTGGCCAGAAAAGTCCCCGGGCTCACGCCGGTTACACGCCGGATCAATTCGCCCAGAATCCATCCATAGGTGCGGACATGGTAGCCGTGTTTTTCTCCCGGCTCCCAGAACGGCTTCTGGCTGGCGATAGCCTCGATGACAGGATCCCAGGCAAGACATTCGTCCAGAGTCAGCGGCGCATCGATGATCGGGATGCCGGCCCGGTGGGTGAGGATCATGTTGACCGGGATCGCGGCCTTGCCGGAAGCGGCAAACTCCGGCCAATAATGCGCGATCGGCAGGTCGGGATCGAGCAGGCCGCGTTCGATCAACAGGTTGGCCAGAATGGCGGTGACACCCTTGGTGGAGGAAAAGACCACCGCGAGCGTATCTTCCTGCCACCGAAGGCCCCGGTTCGCATCGGCCATGCCCGCCCAGAGGTCCACGACCACCTCGCCGCGGTGGTAGACGCAGCACGCGGCCCCGACCTCGCGGCGCTCTTCCATGTTCCTGCAGAAGGCGTCGCGGACCGGGGCGAAGCGCGCGTCGGTGAATCCATGAATTTCCATGATTTGAATGAGCCGCACTCTTATCAGCGTCGGAGATCGGAGGCACCTTCGTATGGCGTTTTTAGGGAGTAAGCAGCCCGCCGCCGCAGTCATCACCCTGCATGATGAATATTGTCGCGGGGCCTAAGCACACGTTGTAGGCCGTATCATAGACTCCCTGACAATTGGGACTCAGCGCGTGGCCCATGGTGGCGCCGAAGATGCCGACGGCACCCGCTAACGGGGTAGAGAAGATCACTGTGACCGCGGCGGCGGTGTCGACGATCGTGTTGGACCAGAAGTCCAGACCTTCACAGAGTTCGCGCGCCCCCTGGGCCTCATTTCCGCAGCACTCCGCCGCAGCGGCCTCCTGCGTCTCGCAGTCGTCGCTGATCATCATCGCCTGCTCACCGCAGCTTTGAGGGCGCCCTGTGGCATAGAGCGGGTCGATGTCGGACAGGTCCAGAGGTGTCCAAAGCGACGCCAGGAGGTCTCCGTCCAGCGCCGCGAAGGTCACGCCCTCATGGGCGCCCTCCGGATCCGTCGGATCGAAGCCGAGCGCGAGGGGCGCGGGCTGCTCGCCGATGGCGTCGGCGTCTTCAGGGGAGACAGCCAGCGATAGGTGCTCGCCGAAGGAGGCGCCGTCCCACTCCTGCACGATCGACCAGCCGTCGGCGCGGAGTTGGCTGAAGACAGCGCCCTCGTGTCCCCAGGCATACAGGTCCGTCGTAGCGCCGTCGGTGATCGCCAGGATCCGCATCTCGGAGAGCTTCTCCAGCGACGCCTCGCCCTCGGGGGGTAGGTTCAGGGACTCACCAGAGGCCTCCTTCGCGAATGCCATCAGGCTTCGAAAATCGACCTCGGCGACCACCAACTCGTCGCCAGCGGTCCGCAGCGCACCCTCGACCTCGAAGAGCTGTGTCACCCGCGCCTCCGCGCAGTCGCAGGTGTCGTCCGCCAACACGTGATATTCTTGATCCATGACGTCATCGAATTCATCGTTGATTATCGGCTGGTCTTCATCGCCGTGAATGGACATGTTACCCAAACCTGGATCTTCGCTGTCCGTGTCCATCGGAATACAACCTCGAAAGAGTCCCGCAGAAGCACTCGGATCTTTGTCTGCGCTCGATCGCCGGCGCCGACATTGCCCATTCGTGAGCTCCGGTTCATCGCAAGATGTGAAGGTCGCGTTGGGTACTTCTTCAATCAGACTTCGAATCGTGGAATTGGCTGCGAGGTCTCTGTTACGGACTCCGAACTCTTCCAGGTTGCGCTCGAACGCAGCCAGCACGGAGGCCTGCGACGCTCTGGATTCTGCGTCCGTCATTCGCCCGGCACAGTTGTCACCAAGCTCGGCGTCCTTGCTCTGCGCTTTGACCCGGGTCTTCTCCCAGCCTGCCAGAAACTTCAGATGACATTTTTTGTCAGCTTTTCGCGTGTCCGCTGATCGACCCTTCGAGACGTTTGCGTCCGCCTTGCTGAGGCACAGGCTGAGATCTCCTTTCAGGAGGTCTGCCTTCATTGCGCACTTTGCACCCTCCGACATTGCCTGTGCAGGTGTATTGGCCGCGCAGATCGCGACGATTGAGAGCATCCCGATCAGACCCTTGATGGAGTGGTTTCGATAAAATTTCCGGATCGCATTTTCGTTCGTGTTCATTTTTCTCTCTCCTTGGTTGGCTTCGTTAGAAGATCTTTACAATGGAAAGTATTGATAGGAAAGAAACTAAACACTGTCAACTAAGCACTGTAAAGAAAATGCAAATGCTATGTAATACGGGAACTTTTTCTTTTATTTTTTCGCCGCCATGGGTTTCTTCCGTAAAGTTACTTTCTAATAGTAAGTTCAAATGGTACGTCTGAAGCCGGGGAGAACTCGATGGCAAATGAAGAAAAAAACCCGGATTCCGAGGCGCAGGCCTACCACCACGGGCGCCTCAAGGAGGCTCTCAAGACCGTCGCGCTAGAGATCGTGCAGGAGAGCGGCGAGAAAGGCCTGACCTTTCGGGAACTCGCCCGGCGCACCGGGGTCACGCACACCGCCCCGTATGCTCACTACAAGAACAAGGACGCGCTGCTTGCGGCTGTTGCCGCCGACGGTTTCCGCAAACTGGCCGACCGGATGGACCAGGCGGCCGCCGATCTCGATCCGGACCCTCTGGTCCAGTTGGCCGCGGTCGCGCAGGGCTATCTGCAGTTTGCCGTGGAGGATGCGGCTTACCACGAAATCGTCTTCGGGGCGGAAATCAGCGTCGACCGTGACGATCCGGAGCTGCGGGCCGCCGATGATGAAGCCTTTAATTTCGTGCGGCGGCTTTTTGTGTCGGCCCAGGAGGCAGGCGCGATCCGTGATCTGCCCCCCGACAAGCTCACGATGATTCTGTGGGCCTCGATCCTCGGCTGCGCCGAGGCCTTGCGGATGGGTGTTGCGCAGAAACGCGGCATCGAAGATCGCGAGGAATTGATCCATCTTCTGCTCGACGTCATGCTCGGCGGACTCGCACCGCGCTGAGGACGCGCGATCGATGTCCGCGGCCTCCTTAACGCTGGCGCAGGGGCCGACCGCCGCTTTGAGGACACGCGTGCGGGCCGCTAAGGTTCGGAGCCTGACGGCAACCCGGGATGGGAGAACGGAAATGTACAAGGAACTTCACGAAATCACAGCGCAGCTCACCGGCGAAGGCGGACCCTTCGAGATCGCTGAAGTTGAGCTCGACGGGGTCGCCCTGCGCACCTACAAGAACGCGCCGGCGGATATGCGCCAGGTCTGGTTG includes the following:
- a CDS encoding TetR/AcrR family transcriptional regulator, which encodes MANEEKNPDSEAQAYHHGRLKEALKTVALEIVQESGEKGLTFRELARRTGVTHTAPYAHYKNKDALLAAVAADGFRKLADRMDQAAADLDPDPLVQLAAVAQGYLQFAVEDAAYHEIVFGAEISVDRDDPELRAADDEAFNFVRRLFVSAQEAGAIRDLPPDKLTMILWASILGCAEALRMGVAQKRGIEDREELIHLLLDVMLGGLAPR
- a CDS encoding serine hydrolase, producing the protein MEIHGFTDARFAPVRDAFCRNMEERREVGAACCVYHRGEVVVDLWAGMADANRGLRWQEDTLAVVFSSTKGVTAILANLLIERGLLDPDLPIAHYWPEFAASGKAAIPVNMILTHRAGIPIIDAPLTLDECLAWDPVIEAIASQKPFWEPGEKHGYHVRTYGWILGELIRRVTGVSPGTFLATEVAGPLDADFHLGLPEDQEARVCRMIGPPEPEDPALREAMEKFVGPDTPLGRALHGPSQLFHYDEMWNTRALHAAEMPSSNGIGTARGLARLYAGTIDERADHRILQPETLARATEPQVDGPDAILGVPTVFGRGFMRPPALVMTSGPGAFGHPGAGGSLGLADPETGLAMGYVMNRMAPGLSGDVRAAELVRAAYAALN